A genome region from Prionailurus bengalensis isolate Pbe53 chromosome B4, Fcat_Pben_1.1_paternal_pri, whole genome shotgun sequence includes the following:
- the LOC122474035 gene encoding rab-3A-interacting protein isoform X4, with translation MVREANVKQATAEKQLKEAQGKIDVLQAEVAALKTLVLSSSPTSPTQEPLPGGKTPFKRGHTRNKSTSSAMSGSHQDLSVIQPIVKDCKEADLSLYNEFRSWKDDPTMDRSCPFLDKIYQEDIFPCLTFSKSELASAVLEAVENNTLSIEPVGLQPIRFVKASAVECGGPKKCALTGQSKSCKHRIKLGDSSNYYYISPFCRYRITSVCNFFTYIRYIQQGLVKQQDVDQMFWEVMQLRKEMSLAKLGYFKEEL, from the exons TAAGCAGGCAACAGCAGAAAAGCAGCTAAAGGAAGCACAAGGAAAA attgatGTACTTCAAGCTGAAGTAGCCGCATTGAAGACACTCGTATTGTCCAGTTCTCCAACATCACCCACACAAGAGCCTCTGCCAGGTGGAAAGACACCTTTTAAAAGGGGGCATACAAGAAATAAAAGTACAAGCAGCGCTATGAGCGGCAGTCATCAGGACCTCAGTGTGATACAGCCAATTGTAAAAGACTGCAAAGAG GCTGACTTATCTCTGTATAATGAATTCAGATCTTGGAAGGATGATCCCACAATGGATAGATCGTGTCCTTTCTTAGACAAAATTTATCAGGAAGATATCTTTCCATGTTTAACATTCTCAAAAagtgag ttggcttCAGCCGTTCTGGAGGCTGTGGAAAACAATACTCTAAGCATTGAACCAGTGGGATTACAACCTATTCGATTTGTGAAAGCTTCTGCAGTCGAATGTGGAGGACCAAA aaaatgtgCTCTAACTGGCCAGAGTAAGTCCTGTAAACACAGAATTAAATTAGGGGACTCAAGCAACTATTACTATATTTCTCCCTTTTGCAGATACAGG ATCACCTCTGTATGTAACTTCTTTACATACATTCGATATATTCAGCAGGGGCTCGTGAAACAGCAGGATG TTGATCAGATGTTTTGGGAAGTTATGCAGTTGAGAAAAGAGATGTCATTGGCAAAGCTGGGATATTTCAAAGAGGAACTCTGA